The proteins below come from a single Fusarium verticillioides 7600 chromosome 3, whole genome shotgun sequence genomic window:
- a CDS encoding NAK protein kinase: MAQVLLDLFYSFGNCLNCFPGNPNLKINNRSFKILRLLGEGGFSYVYLVEDTSSHELFALKKIRCPFGAESVQQAMREVDAYRLFSHVPTIISAVDHSVATERGADEATKTVYVLLPYYKRGNLQDMINANLVNHDRFPERRLMLLFLGVCKALRAMHDYKPAVERMHMGREEDELNHGERNNTRGKRTEEEEEGEQERGLLEEENQVSGGRSIQHYAHRDIKPGNIMIDDSGSTPILMDLGSVAPSPIPVTSQSLALQIQDTAAEHSTMPYRAPELFDVQTGMVIDTKVDIWSMGCTLYACLVGKSPFEMRSDETGGTLSLCVLGGDWRFPDEGPAGVKRSNSMRPQQGQQQQQAPAVEISEPIRDVVRKCLRVEPAERPDIHELIEMVEEVIEDLPDDSH; this comes from the exons ATGGCGCAAGTACTTCTGGACCTCTTCTACTCGTTCGGGAATTGTCTCAACTGCTTTCCCGGAAACcccaatctcaagatcaacaaccggagcttcaagatcttgagattaCTTGGAGAG GGCGGCTTCTCTTACGTATACCTCGTCGAAGATACCTCAAGCCACGAACTTTTCGCACTTAAAAAGATCCGATGTCCCTTTGGCGCTGAATCGGTACAGCAGGCCATGCGTGAGGTTGATGCCTATCGGCTCTTCTCTCACGTTCCAACCATCATATCCGCTGTCGACCATTCCGTCGCAACCGAGCGCGGCGCCGACGAGGCGACAAAAACCGTTTACGTCCTTCTGCCATACTACAAGCGCGGTAATCTGCAGGACATGATCAATGCAAACTTGGTCAACCATGATCGGTTCCCTGAGCGTCGTCTCATgttgctcttcctcggaGTGTGCAAGGCTCTGCGTGCCATGCATGACTATAAGCCTGCCGTGGAGCGCATGCACATGGGGCgggaagaggatgagctgaACCACGGCGAGAGAAACAACACGCGAGGAAAGCGaaccgaggaagaagaggagggcgagCAAGAAAGGGGtctgctggaggaggagaaccAAGTCAGTGGAGGTAGATCTATTCAACACTACGCCCACAGAGATATCAAACCAG GCAACATAATGATCGATGACTCCGGCTCAACCCCGATCCTCATGGATTTAGGATCCGTCGCTCCGTCGCCGATTCCTGTTACATCGCAATCTCTGGCCCTCCAGATTCAAGACACGGCCGCTGAACATTCAACCATGCCTTACCGTGCCCCTGAGCTTTTTGATGTTCAGACTGGCATGGTAATTGATACAAAGGTTGATATTTGGTCCATGGGCTGCACTCTCTACGCCTGCCTTGTCGGCAAGTCCCCCTTTGAGATGCGCTCCGACGAGACCGGTGGTACTCTGTCTCTGTGTGTTCTAGGTGGCGATTGGCGCTTCCCCGATGAAGGACCTGCTGGCGTGAAGCGTTCTAACAGCATGCGCCCGCAACAAggacaacagcaacaacaagcacCAGCGGTTGAGATCAGCGAGCCGATTCGCGATGTCGTCAGGAAGTGTCTGCGTGTTGAACCCGCTGAGCGACCGGATATTCACGAGTTAATCGAAATGGTTGAAGAAGTTATCGAGGACCTTCCTGATGACTCCCATTAG